TCTATATGCGCTTTGGTGTATCCAGTGTTTGATCCCTTTCCTTGGTTTCATGTGACGATTTTTTCCTTTATTGTGGGTCATTTAGCTCTCTTGGGAAATGCCTTGAACTATCTTTTACGCCAGTCTACCTACCAATTAACCTTAGAAAAGATTGCGATGTTGACATTCGGTATCAATACCTTTATTCTGATAGTAGATGTGGTAACCGGTGGAGATTATGGCTTTTTACGCAAGTTACCCTTACTAGGCGATTTTGGACTTGTCAAGAATTACTTGATTGAATCCATTCTCTTCACGCTGATTTTAACTGCCTTATCTAAATTATTTCGTGTGGTGCAGGCAGCTCATCAAGTAGAAAAACAAGATTATGGAGGCTGAGACAGAAGTGTACAGTCTCGCTTCTTTTATAGCTTTAACAGTTTGACGCATATCAATAGTCAGGGGAGTGACGATTGATACCTGAGCTTGGAAATCAAAAAGCGAGGATTGCCTGGTTTGTAAAACGAGATTGGGACAAAAAGATTTTCACATTAGAAATTCTATAATTTCATATAATCTCTTTTACTAAAATATATACGAAAAGCGAACCAAGAGAGAATTTTAAGATTTTAACTCTTCTTTTGTTCGCTTTTTACTTTTCTAATCAGACTTTTGTCACAAGATCAGTCTAGTAGAAGAGGCTAGCGAACAATTCTTCGCTAGCCTTATTTCCAAACTTTCACCATTCTCAATTGCAAGGGGAGTGAGACAAAATCGCTTTCTACGAAATCACGATTGAGTTCCACTCTCATTTTTTAGTATTCGTCTGCTTTTATACTCTATGAAAGTCAAAATCTGATCAGGAAACGAAACCTCCG
Above is a window of Streptococcus sp. zg-86 DNA encoding:
- a CDS encoding YwaF family protein — protein: MKEFFTDQPSFPPEIGFSEHLYLVLGLILVLYGAIKYHENQKWQRTFKGFQVLQLVLLYGWYLAISAPLSEALPLYHCRMAMLVLLLARDESFYKEYFSLMGVFGSICALVYPVFDPFPWFHVTIFSFIVGHLALLGNALNYLLRQSTYQLTLEKIAMLTFGINTFILIVDVVTGGDYGFLRKLPLLGDFGLVKNYLIESILFTLILTALSKLFRVVQAAHQVEKQDYGG